From a region of the Halorubrum sp. BV1 genome:
- a CDS encoding HVO_0758 family zinc finger protein, which produces MKSTRKGLRDGDLFKDTYERLNCAECEMVLKKKNDPDEVFAVRVCPECGATYKELR; this is translated from the coding sequence ATGAAATCGACACGGAAGGGACTGCGGGACGGCGACCTGTTCAAGGACACATACGAGCGGCTCAACTGCGCCGAGTGCGAGATGGTCTTGAAAAAGAAGAACGATCCCGACGAAGTGTTCGCGGTCCGCGTCTGCCCGGAGTGCGGAGCGACGTACAAGGAACTCCGGTAG